The genomic window GGGAGGCTCCGTCGGTCGGCGGCGTCAGCGTTCCCCGCGGCGACGGCAAGCAGGTCATCCGCCTGCGCCAGGGCGCCTCGATCACCGACTTCGCCGACAAGCTGGAGCAGCACAGCGGCATGAACGTGCCCCCGGGCAACCTCGTGACGGTGCTGTTCCACCTCGGCGAGATGGCCACGGCCACCGAGTCGCTCGACGGCTCGACCTTCGAGGTGCTCGGCGCCGAGCTCGGCTACCGCATCGAGATCGTCTCGCCCGAGGACGAGGACAAGGAGCTCCTGGAGAGCTTCGACATCGACCTGGACGAGGAGGAGAACGAGGAGGACCTCGTTATCCGCCCGCCCGTGGTCACCGTCATGGGCCACGTCGACCACGGAAAGACCAAGCTGCTCGACGCCATCCGCGAGGCGAACGTCGTCGCGGGCGAGGCCGGCGGCATCACGCAGCACATCGGTGCGTACCAGGTGTGGACGGAGCACGAGGAGATCGAGCGCGCCATCACCTTCATCGACACCCCGGGCCACGAGGCGTTCACCGCCATGCGCGCCCGTGGTGCCCAGGTCACCGACGTCGCCATCCTCGTGGTCGCGGCGGACGACGGCATCATGCCCCAGACGGTCGAGGCGCTCAACCACGCCCAGGCCGCCGGGGTGCCGATCGTCGTCGCCGTCAACAAGGTCGACAAGGAGGGCGCGAACCCGGCCAAGGTGCGTCAGCAGCTGACCGAGTTCGGCCTCGTCGCCGAGGAGTACGGCGGAGACACGATGTTCGTCGACGTCTCCGCGCTGCAGCGGAAGGGCATCCCCGCCCTGCTCGACGCGGTGCTGCTGACGGCGGATGCCGGGCTCGACCTGCGCGCCAACCCGGCCCGCACCGCTCGCGGCGTCGCCATCGAGGCCCGCCTCGACAAGGGTCGCGGCGCGGTCGCGACCGTGCTCATCCAGTCGGGAACGCTGCGCGTCGGCGACGCGATCGTGGCCGGCACGGCCTACGGCCGCGTCCGCGCGATGGTCGACGAGAACGGCGAGAAGATCGAGGAGGCCTACCCCTCGCGCCCCGTCGCGGTGCAGGGTCTCTCGAGCGTGCCGAAGGCCGGCGACACCTTCCTGGTGACCGACGACGACCGCACGGCGCGCCAGATCGCCGAGAAGCGCGAGGCCGCCGAGCGCAACGCCCAGCTGGCCAAGGCCCGCAAGCGCATCAGCCTCGAGGACTTCACCAAGGCGCTCGAGGACGGCAAGGTCGAGTCGCTCAACCTCATCATCAAGGGTGACGTGTCGGGTGCCGTCGAGGCGCTCGAGGAGTCGCTCATGAAGATCGAGGTGGACGACAGCGTGCAGCTGCGCATCATCCACCGCGGTGTGGGTGCGGTGACCGAGAGCGATGTGAACCTCGCGACGATCGACAACGCGATCATCGTGGGCTTCAACGTGCGCCCCGACACGAAGGCGCGCGAGCGCGCTCAGCGCGAGGGCGTCGACATCCGCTTCTACTCCGTCATCTACGCGGCGCTCGAGGAGATCGAGAGCTCGCTCAAGGGCATGCTCAAGCCGGAGTTCGAAGAGGTGCAGTCGGGCGTCGCCGAGATCCGCGAGATCTTCCGCTCGTCGAAGTTCGGCAACATCGCCGGTGTCATCGTGCGCAGCGGAACGATCACGCGCAACGCGAAGGCCCGCGTCATCCGCGACGGCGTCGTGGTGGGGGACAACCTCGCCATCGAGTCGCTGCGGCGCTTCAAGGACGACGTCACCGAGGTGCGCACGGACTTCGAGGCCGGTATCGGTCTCGGCAAGTTCAACGACATCCAGATCGGCGACGAGATCGAGACGATCGAGATGAAGGAGAAGCCGCGCGTCTGATCGACGCCGGTTCCGCGGCCCCCGTCGTTCGACGGGGGCCGCTCTCCTCCCCAGTGAAGGGAACGACCATGGGTGAGAGCCCTCGCGTGCGGAAGGTCGCCGACCGCATCAAGGAGATCGTCGCCAAGCGGCTGGAGCGCGGCATCCGCGATCCCCGCATGGGCTTCGCCACGATCACCGACGTGCAGGTGACCGGCGATCTGCAGCACGCCAGCATCTTCTACACCGTCTACGGCTCCGACGAGGAGCGCGCCGACACGGCCGCGGCCCTCAAGGCGGCCACGGGCATGCTGCGCACCGAGGTGGGGCGCAATCTCAACACGCGCCTGACCCCCTCGCTCGAGTTCATCCTCGACGGGGTGCCCGAGAACGCGATGGCGATCGACGCGCTGCTGCGCGAGGCCCGTGAGCGGGATGCCCGCACGCTGGCCGAGGCGGAGGCCGCGGAGTACGCGGGCGACCCCGACCCCTACGTCAAGCCGCGCGAGCTCGGCGACGACGAGGACTGATCACGCACGAGCAGCGCCCCCGATACGGCGAAGGCCGCGCCGGGGGCGCTGCTCGTTGCGCCGTGGCGGAGCGTTTCGCGCGCCGGCGGCCGCCGGCCCGAGCGCGACTACTCGGTGAAGATCTCGACCTGACCGCCGCCGATGACGAGCGAGACGATGCTGATCGCGACGGCGCCGCCGGTGATGAGCACGGCGATGAGCCCGAGCACGCCGAGCAGCGCGCCCTCGACCTTGCCGAGCTTCTGCGTCGACTCCGACGGGGTGGGGGAGGTGGGGAGCGTCATCGCGGGTCTCCTCGTGCGGTGCGGCCCTCGGAGCGAGGGCGAGAACGGTGGGCGGCCGCGGACGGCCTCTGCACAGCATCCTGACACGGATGCGTCTGCGCGACGGCCGGGAGGCGATCGCGTCGGCTGTCAGGAGCCGGGGAGCCGGTAGCCCTCCTCGGCCGAGCCGAGCGCGAGCCCGTCGCGCAGCAGACCTGCGAGAGCCCGTTCGCGCTGCACGGCGTCGGGCCAGAGCGCCTCGACGACCTCGGCGGGCACGGGGGTGTCGGACTGCCGCAGCTCGCGCATGATCAGCCCGCGCACCTGGCGGTCGCTGCCCTCGAACTTCGCCTGGCGCGGGGCGGCCGGGCCGTCGTAGGCCGGGTAGCCCGCGGAGCGCCAGGCGCAGAGGTGCGCGATCGGGCAGGCCTCGCAGCGCGGGGCGCGGGCGGTGCAGACCGTCTGCCCGAGCTCCATGGTGCCGCCGTTGAGGGCGCGGGCGCGCTCCGGGTCGGCGGGCAGCAGGGCCTCCATGGCCGCGAGGTCGACGCGGGTGCGCGCGGGGCCGGCCTC from Microcella daejeonensis includes these protein-coding regions:
- the infB gene encoding translation initiation factor IF-2, with amino-acid sequence MAGKPRVHEIASELGIESKVALEKLKELGEFVKGPSSTIEPPVARKLRQAVEAAGIAKKPEAAAPAPAAKPAAAKPSATPTAPKPAEAPAAPAAPAAEAPAAPAAPAAPAAKPAEGGESKPASAAPGTPRPGNNPFASQQGMARPGAARPGNNPFSSSQGMPRPGGGAIPRPTAPRPGAPRPGAPRPGSPRPGAPRGNTPFQGRTGGPGRPGGAPGAGFQRPGGAPGGGFSGPRPGGGGGRGRGPGGGTAGAFGRGGGKSKARKSKRTKRQEFEMREAPSVGGVSVPRGDGKQVIRLRQGASITDFADKLEQHSGMNVPPGNLVTVLFHLGEMATATESLDGSTFEVLGAELGYRIEIVSPEDEDKELLESFDIDLDEEENEEDLVIRPPVVTVMGHVDHGKTKLLDAIREANVVAGEAGGITQHIGAYQVWTEHEEIERAITFIDTPGHEAFTAMRARGAQVTDVAILVVAADDGIMPQTVEALNHAQAAGVPIVVAVNKVDKEGANPAKVRQQLTEFGLVAEEYGGDTMFVDVSALQRKGIPALLDAVLLTADAGLDLRANPARTARGVAIEARLDKGRGAVATVLIQSGTLRVGDAIVAGTAYGRVRAMVDENGEKIEEAYPSRPVAVQGLSSVPKAGDTFLVTDDDRTARQIAEKREAAERNAQLAKARKRISLEDFTKALEDGKVESLNLIIKGDVSGAVEALEESLMKIEVDDSVQLRIIHRGVGAVTESDVNLATIDNAIIVGFNVRPDTKARERAQREGVDIRFYSVIYAALEEIESSLKGMLKPEFEEVQSGVAEIREIFRSSKFGNIAGVIVRSGTITRNAKARVIRDGVVVGDNLAIESLRRFKDDVTEVRTDFEAGIGLGKFNDIQIGDEIETIEMKEKPRV
- the rbfA gene encoding 30S ribosome-binding factor RbfA, which encodes MGESPRVRKVADRIKEIVAKRLERGIRDPRMGFATITDVQVTGDLQHASIFYTVYGSDEERADTAAALKAATGMLRTEVGRNLNTRLTPSLEFILDGVPENAMAIDALLREARERDARTLAEAEAAEYAGDPDPYVKPRELGDDED